In one window of Limnohabitans sp. MORI2 DNA:
- a CDS encoding pyridoxal phosphate-dependent aminotransferase has protein sequence MKIAERAQRIEPFYVMEVAKAAAERAALVAHTDAPMIFLNIGEPDFTAPPLVKEAAARAVHDGVTQYTPALGIPELRERISAWYSTRFGVNVPARRIVITAGASAALQLACLALIEAGDEVLMPDPSYPCNRHFVSAAEGRAVLVPTTAAERFQLSAEQVRANWTSHTRGVLLASPSNPTGTSIHPDELKAIHHEVSHRGGTTLIDEIYLGLSYDAQFGQSALGIDDQIISINSFSKYFNMTGWRLGWLVVPDALVPVVERLAQNLFICASTVAQHAALACFEDASIAEYERRRAEFKARRDYFVPALNALGLNVPVMPDGAFYAWADCTAAADKLGVKGSWDFAFEVMKKANLAITPGRDFGHADTSRFVRFSTARSLPELQAAIGRLQKILS, from the coding sequence ATGAAGATTGCTGAGCGTGCGCAACGCATAGAACCTTTCTATGTGATGGAGGTGGCCAAAGCCGCCGCCGAGCGTGCCGCTTTGGTGGCGCACACTGATGCGCCCATGATTTTTTTGAACATCGGTGAGCCCGATTTCACCGCACCGCCTTTGGTGAAAGAAGCTGCTGCGCGGGCGGTGCACGATGGCGTGACGCAATACACACCAGCTTTAGGCATTCCTGAATTGCGCGAGCGCATCAGCGCTTGGTACAGCACCCGTTTTGGGGTGAATGTGCCCGCACGCCGCATCGTGATCACCGCAGGTGCATCAGCTGCATTGCAGTTGGCTTGCTTGGCTTTGATTGAAGCCGGTGACGAAGTGCTTATGCCCGACCCGAGCTACCCCTGCAACCGCCACTTTGTGAGCGCTGCAGAAGGTCGCGCTGTGTTGGTGCCCACAACAGCGGCGGAACGCTTTCAACTCAGCGCCGAACAAGTGCGCGCCAACTGGACATCGCACACACGTGGCGTGTTGCTAGCCTCGCCCTCTAACCCCACAGGCACATCCATTCACCCTGACGAATTGAAAGCCATTCACCACGAGGTGTCGCATCGTGGCGGCACCACGCTGATTGACGAGATTTATTTGGGCTTGAGTTACGACGCACAGTTTGGGCAATCGGCGCTGGGGATTGACGACCAAATCATCAGCATCAACAGCTTCAGCAAATACTTCAACATGACAGGCTGGCGTTTGGGCTGGCTCGTAGTGCCTGACGCACTCGTGCCCGTGGTGGAACGTTTGGCGCAAAACCTCTTCATCTGCGCCAGCACCGTGGCGCAACACGCCGCCCTTGCTTGCTTTGAAGACGCGAGCATTGCCGAATACGAACGCCGCCGCGCAGAGTTCAAAGCCCGCCGCGACTACTTTGTGCCCGCGCTCAATGCGCTAGGCCTGAACGTGCCCGTCATGCCGGATGGCGCGTTTTACGCGTGGGCCGATTGCACAGCAGCCGCCGACAAACTAGGCGTCAAAGGCAGCTGGGACTTCGCGTTTGAAGTGATGAAAAAAGCCAACTTGGCCATCACCCCAGGCCGTGACTTTGGCCATGCCGACACCTCGCGCTTTGTGCGCTTTTCTACCGCCCGTTCGCTGCCTGAGCTGCAAGCTGCGATTGGGCGTTTACAAAAAATTCTGAGCTAA
- a CDS encoding PilW family protein — protein MNTHQAHLHMQHGYTLPELLIGMTLGLWVIAAATAAYGTSKQTWSAMAAADAVHANARVALRNIREHAHMSGAAYLIANNSNAQLTAELSASEDVGQAALSGINGTKYVESLTLGHWHALDAIDCQGNTASTHTSVRNDYKLNTNKELSCKDLNLIGSTYQALAEGVEDFQLRYAEANPSTQTIQWKTANQVNDMAKVMAIEVCLRVASIQTVHSTKPNPSYTGCQGEALPSDGRVRRTFKRVIALRNRDGVMP, from the coding sequence ATGAACACGCACCAAGCACATCTGCACATGCAGCACGGCTACACCTTGCCCGAGCTGCTCATAGGCATGACACTGGGTTTATGGGTCATCGCGGCTGCGACAGCAGCTTACGGCACAAGCAAACAAACTTGGAGCGCCATGGCAGCGGCAGATGCCGTACACGCCAATGCACGCGTGGCATTGCGCAACATCCGCGAACACGCACACATGAGTGGCGCGGCTTACCTGATCGCGAACAACAGCAACGCGCAATTGACCGCTGAACTCTCTGCCAGCGAAGACGTGGGCCAAGCAGCGCTGTCAGGCATCAATGGGACTAAATACGTTGAAAGCCTCACATTGGGTCATTGGCATGCGCTTGATGCCATCGACTGCCAAGGCAACACCGCAAGCACCCACACCAGTGTGCGCAATGACTACAAACTCAACACCAACAAAGAACTGAGCTGCAAAGACCTCAACCTCATTGGCAGCACCTACCAAGCCTTGGCCGAGGGCGTGGAAGATTTTCAGCTGCGCTATGCCGAGGCCAACCCCAGCACGCAAACGATTCAGTGGAAAACCGCCAACCAAGTGAACGATATGGCTAAGGTAATGGCCATCGAGGTGTGCTTGCGCGTGGCAAGCATCCAAACCGTCCACAGCACAAAGCCCAACCCGAGTTACACCGGTTGTCAAGGCGAAGCCTTGCCATCGGATGGGCGCGTGCGCCGCACATTCAAGCGCGTCATCGCTTTGCGCAACCGCGATGGAGTCATGCCGTGA
- the tolQ gene encoding protein TolQ gives MTQDFSIVHLLLNASWVVQVVVLMLMGVSITSWAAIFRKIGAIKRVNELNDEFERDFWSGTSLNELFAAAAQNAKHSGPMERIFASGMREYQKLRERRINDSSALMDGARRAMRASYQREMDAIESNLSLLASVGSVSPYVGLFGTVWGIMHAFTGLAGMQQVTLAKVAPGIAEALVATAIGLFAAIPAVLAYNRFSRDIDRVSIKLETFIEEFSNILQRNVSASGTAH, from the coding sequence ATGACACAAGACTTTTCCATCGTTCATTTGTTGCTCAACGCCAGTTGGGTCGTGCAAGTTGTGGTGCTGATGCTGATGGGCGTCTCCATCACCAGCTGGGCCGCGATTTTTCGCAAGATCGGCGCCATCAAACGCGTGAACGAACTCAACGACGAATTCGAGCGCGACTTTTGGTCGGGCACCAGCCTGAACGAGTTGTTTGCCGCCGCCGCCCAAAATGCCAAGCACTCTGGCCCGATGGAACGCATCTTCGCCAGCGGCATGCGCGAGTACCAAAAACTGCGCGAGCGCCGCATCAACGACAGCAGCGCTTTGATGGACGGCGCACGCCGCGCCATGCGTGCGAGCTACCAACGCGAGATGGACGCGATTGAATCCAATTTGTCGCTGCTGGCGTCTGTCGGCTCTGTGTCGCCTTATGTCGGCTTGTTTGGCACGGTGTGGGGCATCATGCACGCGTTCACTGGCTTGGCTGGCATGCAACAAGTGACCTTGGCCAAAGTGGCCCCCGGCATTGCTGAAGCGCTGGTGGCCACCGCCATTGGTTTGTTTGCTGCGATTCCTGCGGTGTTGGCCTACAACCGCTTCTCGCGTGACATTGACCGCGTGTCCATCAAGCTCGAAACCTTCATCGAAGAGTTCAGCAACATCTTGCAGCGCAACGTCAGCGCCAGCGGTACAGCTCACTAA
- a CDS encoding biopolymer transporter ExbD, with translation MASIAPRSGRGRRAMNDINMVPFIDVMLVLLIIFMVTAPLISPTVIDLPSVGKAASVPDQVIHVEISKEERITVKSTGTVNKSVSSTLKGLARDVQELQGESSQGPVVITADRTIKYETVVKAMDTLQRAGVQRVGLAVQLVD, from the coding sequence ATGGCTTCGATTGCCCCTCGCTCAGGACGCGGCCGCCGCGCCATGAACGACATCAACATGGTGCCGTTCATTGACGTGATGTTGGTGTTGCTCATCATCTTCATGGTGACCGCCCCCCTCATCTCGCCCACCGTGATTGATTTGCCCAGCGTGGGCAAAGCAGCCAGCGTGCCCGACCAAGTGATTCACGTCGAAATCAGCAAAGAAGAACGCATCACCGTCAAGAGCACAGGCACGGTCAACAAGTCGGTCAGCTCCACCCTCAAAGGCTTGGCGCGTGATGTGCAAGAGCTGCAAGGCGAAAGCTCGCAAGGGCCGGTGGTCATCACGGCTGACCGCACCATCAAGTACGAAACCGTGGTGAAGGCCATGGACACATTGCAACGCGCTGGGGTTCAACGCGTGGGCTTGGCTGTTCAATTGGTGGACTGA
- the nrdR gene encoding transcriptional regulator NrdR produces the protein MKCPFCGHLETQVVETRMSEDGDSVRRRRQCGACEKRYTTYERPDVSFPNIVKKDGRRIEYKREKLLESMGLALRKRPVSTEQVDNAIERIEEKLMSLGQREVPSTRIGELVMRELKKLDKVAYIRFASVYRSFEDIDDFKSLVDEVRK, from the coding sequence ATGAAATGTCCCTTCTGCGGCCACCTAGAAACCCAAGTCGTCGAAACCCGCATGTCTGAAGACGGTGACTCCGTACGTCGCCGTCGCCAATGCGGCGCCTGCGAAAAACGCTACACCACCTACGAACGCCCCGACGTCAGCTTCCCCAACATCGTCAAAAAAGACGGTCGCCGCATCGAATACAAACGCGAAAAGCTTCTCGAATCCATGGGCCTTGCGCTGCGCAAACGCCCCGTCAGCACCGAGCAGGTCGACAACGCCATCGAGCGCATCGAAGAAAAACTCATGTCCCTCGGCCAACGTGAAGTGCCCTCGACCCGGATTGGCGAGCTCGTCATGCGTGAACTCAAAAAACTCGACAAAGTCGCCTACATCCGCTTTGCCAGTGTGTACCGCAGCTTTGAAGACATCGATGATTTCAAGAGCTTGGTGGACGAAGTTCGCAAGTAG
- the ybgC gene encoding tol-pal system-associated acyl-CoA thioesterase, translated as MSTVFEHPIRVYWEDTDAGGIVFYANYLKFFERARTEWLRALGIGQHALREETGGMFVVSETTVKYHRPAKLDDQLRVTATLAEGGRASLVIAQQAWLGETLLCEGTIRIGWVDADAMKPARIPSSVLERLT; from the coding sequence ATGAGCACCGTTTTTGAACACCCGATTCGGGTCTATTGGGAAGACACCGATGCCGGCGGCATTGTCTTTTATGCCAACTACCTGAAATTTTTTGAGCGCGCCCGCACCGAGTGGTTGCGTGCACTAGGCATTGGCCAACACGCGCTGCGCGAGGAAACTGGTGGCATGTTTGTGGTGAGTGAAACCACCGTCAAATATCACCGCCCCGCCAAGCTGGATGACCAGCTGCGCGTCACTGCCACACTGGCCGAAGGCGGCCGCGCCAGCCTCGTCATCGCGCAACAAGCGTGGCTGGGTGAAACTTTACTTTGCGAAGGCACGATTCGTATCGGTTGGGTCGATGCTGACGCCATGAAGCCTGCGAGAATCCCCTCTTCTGTATTGGAACGCCTGACATGA
- the ribH gene encoding 6,7-dimethyl-8-ribityllumazine synthase, whose product MFIPNPNATTSLDGSALKIGIVQARFNEDITNALRDACVAELKAMGVADDRITLVEVPGALEVPLALAALAQIEDPEPYSALIALGCIIRGETYHFELVANESGAGVTRVGMDYHVPIANAILTTENLEQAVARQTEKGRDAARVAVEMAVLLERLA is encoded by the coding sequence ATGTTCATCCCCAACCCCAACGCCACCACCTCGCTCGATGGCAGCGCTCTGAAAATTGGCATCGTCCAAGCGCGTTTCAACGAAGACATCACCAACGCCTTGCGCGACGCGTGCGTGGCCGAGCTCAAAGCCATGGGCGTGGCCGACGACCGCATCACCTTGGTCGAAGTGCCCGGCGCACTCGAAGTGCCTTTGGCCCTGGCGGCCCTCGCGCAAATTGAAGACCCCGAGCCCTACAGCGCCCTCATTGCGCTGGGCTGCATCATCCGTGGCGAGACCTACCACTTTGAGTTGGTGGCCAACGAATCCGGCGCAGGCGTGACCCGCGTGGGCATGGACTACCACGTGCCGATTGCCAACGCCATCCTCACCACCGAAAACTTAGAACAAGCCGTAGCCCGCCAAACCGAAAAAGGCCGCGACGCCGCACGCGTGGCGGTGGAAATGGCCGTGTTGTTGGAGCGCTTGGCATGA
- the ribD gene encoding bifunctional diaminohydroxyphosphoribosylaminopyrimidine deaminase/5-amino-6-(5-phosphoribosylamino)uracil reductase RibD has translation MSFSAQDTAFMQQALGLAHDALYLTSPNPRVGCVIVGTHGEVLGSGHTQRAGEAHAEVMALRDAQAKGHDVKGTTAYVTLEPCSHQGRTGPCCDALAAAGMARVVVALQDPNPLVAGQGTARLRTAGVQVDVGLLSDEAHEMNIGFFKRMTHGTPWVRMKLAASLDGQTALENGVSQWITSEPARTDGHAWRARACAVLTGIGTVLEDDPQLDVRAVPTPRQPALVVMDSQLETPLTAMLFTPQRPVLIYCAVDNAERRQALEAKGAQVICLPNPSGKVDLAAMLKDLGQKQINEVHVEAGHKLNGSLLREGLVDELLTYLAPKLMGQGRGMTNLGPFTTLDDAKALSFHEVTQIGPDLRILARLSR, from the coding sequence ATGAGTTTCTCCGCGCAAGACACCGCTTTCATGCAACAAGCCTTGGGCTTGGCACATGACGCGCTTTACCTCACCTCGCCCAACCCGCGTGTGGGCTGTGTGATCGTGGGCACACACGGTGAAGTGCTGGGCAGCGGCCACACGCAGCGCGCGGGCGAGGCCCACGCCGAGGTCATGGCCTTACGCGATGCACAGGCCAAGGGCCATGACGTGAAAGGCACTACCGCCTACGTCACGCTAGAGCCCTGCAGCCACCAAGGCCGCACCGGCCCATGCTGCGATGCACTCGCCGCCGCAGGCATGGCCCGCGTGGTCGTGGCCTTGCAAGACCCCAACCCTCTAGTCGCGGGCCAAGGTACCGCCCGCTTGCGCACCGCAGGCGTACAAGTAGACGTAGGCTTGTTGTCCGACGAAGCGCACGAGATGAACATTGGCTTTTTCAAACGCATGACGCACGGCACGCCGTGGGTGCGCATGAAACTAGCCGCCTCGTTGGATGGCCAAACCGCTTTGGAAAACGGCGTGAGTCAGTGGATCACTTCCGAACCCGCACGCACCGACGGCCACGCCTGGCGCGCCCGTGCGTGTGCGGTGCTCACGGGCATTGGCACTGTGCTCGAAGACGATCCGCAGCTCGATGTCCGTGCCGTACCCACGCCGCGCCAGCCCGCACTGGTGGTGATGGACAGCCAGCTCGAAACGCCACTCACGGCTATGCTCTTCACACCGCAACGTCCTGTTTTGATTTACTGCGCAGTCGACAACGCCGAGCGCCGCCAAGCACTAGAAGCCAAAGGCGCACAGGTCATTTGCCTACCCAACCCGTCCGGCAAGGTCGATCTAGCCGCCATGCTCAAAGACCTTGGCCAAAAGCAAATCAACGAAGTGCATGTAGAAGCGGGCCACAAACTCAACGGTTCGCTCTTGCGCGAAGGCTTGGTGGACGAACTGCTCACCTACCTTGCCCCCAAACTGATGGGCCAAGGCCGTGGCATGACAAATTTAGGGCCTTTCACGACTTTGGACGATGCAAAAGCGCTCTCGTTTCATGAAGTGACACAAATCGGCCCAGATTTAAGGATATTGGCTCGCCTAAGCCGGTAA
- a CDS encoding GspH/FimT family pseudopilin produces the protein MQSLGFFTSSPSPIRGFTLVEMLVCLGALGVMASFAIPGWQRLQERSHVEATRDQLMNDLQTARVRALQRGEALQLTRLRDCTWTTSAGADWSCGWQLVVKADQAVLQSTQQLTPLQITFAKNDPLDISARGDLGTVGDRWVIKSRQAAFNVSNVLCLSSAGRLRWQTGDTCSN, from the coding sequence ATGCAATCGCTAGGTTTTTTTACGTCTTCGCCATCACCCATAAGGGGTTTCACACTCGTTGAAATGCTGGTGTGTTTGGGCGCACTCGGCGTTATGGCATCGTTTGCCATTCCTGGCTGGCAACGCCTGCAAGAGCGCAGCCACGTTGAAGCCACGCGTGATCAACTGATGAACGATTTACAAACCGCTCGCGTACGCGCATTGCAGCGAGGTGAGGCTTTGCAATTGACACGCCTTCGAGATTGCACATGGACAACATCCGCAGGTGCCGATTGGAGCTGTGGTTGGCAGCTGGTGGTGAAAGCTGATCAAGCGGTGCTGCAAAGCACGCAACAACTCACACCCTTGCAAATCACCTTCGCTAAAAACGATCCGCTCGACATCAGCGCACGCGGCGATTTAGGCACAGTGGGTGACCGATGGGTGATCAAGTCTCGACAAGCTGCGTTCAATGTGTCGAATGTGTTGTGCCTCAGCAGTGCTGGCCGCTTGCGTTGGCAAACGGGAGACACATGCAGCAACTGA
- a CDS encoding type IV pilin protein, which produces MTRTPKGFTLIELLIALACVALLASLAWPSYQSLILRSQRSQARASLLQAAHWLERAASANGSYPLAADVPATVLQVEGQRYKMTITSTVQSYTLSATPLGPQAADTCGTLTINHLGVRSVQGASQTAAQCWGR; this is translated from the coding sequence ATGACACGCACTCCCAAAGGCTTCACCCTCATTGAACTGCTCATTGCGCTGGCTTGTGTCGCCTTACTCGCCAGCCTTGCATGGCCAAGTTACCAAAGCTTGATTTTGCGTAGCCAGCGTTCGCAAGCACGTGCATCTTTGCTACAAGCCGCGCATTGGCTAGAGCGTGCGGCCAGCGCCAACGGCAGCTACCCACTGGCCGCCGATGTACCAGCCACTGTTCTACAAGTAGAGGGGCAGCGATACAAAATGACCATCACCAGCACCGTCCAAAGTTACACCCTCAGCGCGACGCCGTTGGGCCCACAAGCAGCCGACACCTGCGGGACTTTGACGATCAATCATCTCGGGGTGCGCAGCGTGCAAGGCGCCAGCCAAACTGCAGCGCAGTGTTGGGGCCGTTAA
- the ribBA gene encoding bifunctional 3,4-dihydroxy-2-butanone-4-phosphate synthase/GTP cyclohydrolase II codes for MSATQGLTPVAISPVEDIVADMKAGRIVILVDEEDRENEGDLVLASDHVSAEAINFMAKYGRGLICLTLTRERCEFLGLPPMAARNGTVYSTAFTVSIEAAEGVTTGISAADRARTIAVAVAKASQPTDLVQPGHVFPLQAVDGGVLMRAGHTEAGCDLAAMAGCSPSSVICEIMKDDGTMARLPDLQLFAAEHGLKIGTIADLIAYRSRNESLVHKVSSRPMHTAHGEFTANAYKDMTSGAVHMALVKGTWGTDAEVLARVHEPLSVLDALEPNRVMHSWGLDAALSRISAEGTGVVVLLNCGESGEQLLNQFDGTARSAHGPERGRMDLRSYGVGAQILRDCGVHKMRLMGNPRRMPSMTGYGLEITGYLSKE; via the coding sequence ATGAGCGCCACCCAAGGCTTGACGCCTGTCGCTATTTCCCCCGTCGAAGACATCGTGGCCGACATGAAAGCCGGTCGCATCGTCATCTTGGTGGACGAAGAAGACCGCGAAAACGAAGGCGACTTGGTGCTCGCGTCTGACCACGTGTCAGCCGAAGCTATCAACTTCATGGCCAAGTACGGCCGTGGCCTGATTTGCCTCACCCTCACCCGCGAGCGCTGCGAATTCCTGGGCCTGCCGCCCATGGCCGCACGCAATGGCACGGTGTACAGCACGGCGTTTACCGTGTCCATCGAAGCCGCCGAGGGCGTGACCACCGGCATCTCGGCCGCCGACCGCGCACGCACCATTGCTGTGGCCGTGGCCAAAGCCAGCCAACCCACCGACTTGGTGCAACCCGGCCACGTCTTCCCGCTGCAAGCGGTGGACGGCGGCGTGCTCATGCGCGCGGGTCACACCGAAGCAGGCTGCGACTTGGCCGCCATGGCGGGCTGCTCGCCCTCGTCTGTGATTTGCGAAATCATGAAAGACGACGGCACGATGGCCCGCTTGCCCGATTTGCAACTCTTCGCCGCCGAGCATGGCTTGAAGATCGGCACCATTGCCGACCTCATTGCCTACCGCAGCCGCAACGAATCATTGGTGCACAAAGTCAGCTCACGCCCCATGCACACCGCGCATGGCGAGTTCACCGCCAATGCCTACAAGGACATGACCAGCGGCGCCGTGCACATGGCTTTGGTCAAAGGCACTTGGGGCACCGACGCCGAAGTGCTGGCCCGCGTGCACGAACCCCTCTCCGTGCTCGACGCACTAGAGCCCAACCGCGTCATGCACTCATGGGGCTTGGATGCTGCCTTGTCGCGCATCAGCGCTGAAGGCACAGGCGTGGTGGTGTTGCTCAACTGCGGTGAAAGTGGCGAGCAGCTGTTGAACCAATTTGACGGCACCGCCCGCTCAGCCCACGGCCCTGAACGTGGCCGCATGGACTTGCGCAGCTACGGCGTGGGCGCGCAAATTTTGCGCGACTGCGGCGTGCACAAAATGCGCCTCATGGGCAACCCTCGCCGCATGCCCAGCATGACGGGCTATGGTCTCGAAATCACCGGCTACCTTTCCAAAGAATAA
- the tolA gene encoding cell envelope integrity protein TolA, whose protein sequence is MSARPKHIEFAPPAPEGTGRSVGASLVVHALLVVALTAGIQWKQDNSLSVEAELWSAVPMAAAPKLVEVEAPPPPPAPKPEPAPKPVVKAPEPPAPNRDADIALAKKRKLEEEKKIQEALKAEERRKEELKKEAEKKAKAKLDEDKRKLEAKKEEERKDKERKEKEKEKERAEKERKDKEAKKQAEQKDSKAAAEEAKKLEAIRKENMKRIAGLAGASGSENATGTAMKSSGPSDSYGGRIRARVKPNITFDPSSVSGNPAAEVEVRCAPDGTIVSRKLVKSSGNSAWDNAVLKAIDKTEILPRDTDGRVHSPLLLVFKPND, encoded by the coding sequence ATGAGCGCACGCCCCAAGCACATTGAGTTTGCACCGCCCGCCCCCGAGGGCACAGGCCGCTCTGTGGGCGCGTCGTTGGTGGTACATGCCTTGCTCGTCGTGGCGCTCACCGCTGGCATTCAATGGAAGCAAGACAACAGTCTGTCGGTTGAGGCTGAGTTGTGGTCTGCGGTACCCATGGCGGCAGCGCCTAAGTTGGTCGAGGTCGAAGCCCCCCCGCCGCCTCCTGCGCCCAAACCAGAACCTGCACCGAAGCCCGTGGTCAAAGCCCCCGAGCCACCAGCACCCAACCGTGATGCAGACATTGCACTAGCGAAGAAACGCAAACTCGAAGAAGAGAAAAAGATTCAAGAAGCGTTGAAGGCTGAAGAACGCCGCAAAGAAGAGCTGAAGAAAGAAGCTGAGAAAAAAGCCAAGGCCAAGCTCGACGAAGACAAGCGCAAACTAGAAGCCAAGAAGGAAGAAGAGCGCAAGGACAAAGAGCGTAAAGAGAAAGAAAAAGAGAAAGAGCGCGCCGAGAAGGAACGCAAAGACAAAGAAGCCAAGAAGCAGGCCGAGCAAAAAGACAGTAAAGCTGCCGCTGAAGAAGCCAAAAAACTCGAAGCCATTCGCAAAGAAAACATGAAGCGCATTGCCGGCTTGGCAGGTGCCAGCGGTAGCGAGAACGCCACTGGCACTGCCATGAAGTCCTCCGGCCCGTCTGACAGCTACGGCGGCCGCATTCGCGCCCGCGTCAAACCCAACATCACTTTTGATCCCAGCTCGGTGTCTGGCAACCCTGCGGCCGAAGTGGAAGTGCGTTGCGCACCCGACGGCACCATCGTAAGCCGCAAGTTGGTCAAGTCCAGTGGCAACTCGGCATGGGACAACGCGGTGCTCAAAGCCATCGACAAGACCGAAATCTTGCCGCGCGACACCGATGGCCGCGTGCACTCGCCACTGCTGTTGGTATTCAAGCCCAACGATTAA
- the nusB gene encoding transcription antitermination factor NusB translates to MSDTPSTGNKAPRKTASNGATKSAAKSGRSRAREFALQGLYQFLVGQNEAADIDVFTRDLSGFHKSDSVHYDALLYGCIEQREILDSLIEPLLDRKFDEISPIEHAVMWMGAYEFQHCIDVPWRVVLNEYIELAKSFGGTDGHKYVNGVLNGLAPKLRALEVEADRAKGKL, encoded by the coding sequence ATGAGCGATACACCCAGCACAGGCAATAAAGCGCCACGCAAAACGGCCAGCAATGGCGCGACCAAGAGCGCAGCCAAGTCAGGCCGCAGCCGCGCTCGCGAGTTTGCGCTGCAAGGCCTCTACCAATTCTTGGTGGGGCAAAACGAAGCCGCCGATATTGATGTGTTCACCCGCGACTTGAGCGGTTTTCACAAATCCGACTCGGTGCACTACGACGCTCTGCTGTACGGCTGCATCGAGCAACGCGAAATTTTGGATTCACTCATTGAACCTTTGCTCGACCGCAAGTTCGACGAAATTTCCCCGATCGAACACGCCGTGATGTGGATGGGTGCCTATGAGTTTCAACACTGCATCGACGTGCCTTGGCGCGTGGTGCTCAACGAATACATTGAGCTTGCCAAATCTTTTGGCGGCACAGATGGCCACAAGTACGTGAACGGCGTGCTCAATGGCTTGGCGCCGAAGCTGCGCGCCCTCGAAGTCGAAGCCGACCGCGCCAAAGGCAAACTCTGA
- a CDS encoding riboflavin synthase: MFTGIITGVGRITAVHDLGSSLNHGKRLTLEAPAGYLDDVALGDSIALNGACMTVTSFDLDTHTFTIDISAESLARTSGLAELGRVNLEKALRAHDRLGGHIVSGHVDGIGHVSHFERVGESWELRIMAPTDLAKYLAYKGSITINGVSLTVNRVQDFFNADGPLGLRGAEVSINLIPHTVDNTALGSLQSGSTVNLEIDTVARYVERMLSVDASLAPTLKAHP; encoded by the coding sequence ATGTTCACCGGAATCATCACCGGCGTGGGGCGCATCACCGCTGTCCACGACCTGGGTAGCTCTTTAAACCACGGCAAGCGCCTCACCCTCGAAGCGCCTGCTGGGTACCTCGACGACGTCGCGCTCGGCGACAGCATCGCCCTCAACGGCGCTTGCATGACGGTCACGAGCTTCGACCTCGACACACACACCTTCACCATCGACATCTCAGCTGAATCACTGGCTCGCACCAGTGGCTTGGCGGAGCTTGGCCGCGTCAACCTTGAAAAAGCACTGCGCGCCCATGACCGTTTGGGTGGCCACATCGTCTCGGGCCATGTGGATGGCATTGGCCACGTGAGCCACTTCGAGCGCGTGGGCGAGAGCTGGGAGCTGCGCATCATGGCCCCCACCGACTTGGCCAAATACCTCGCCTACAAAGGCTCCATCACCATCAACGGGGTGAGCCTGACGGTCAACCGCGTGCAAGACTTTTTCAACGCCGACGGCCCTTTGGGCTTGCGCGGCGCCGAGGTGAGCATCAACCTCATTCCCCACACCGTCGACAACACGGCGCTGGGCTCGCTCCAAAGCGGCAGCACCGTGAACCTTGAAATCGACACCGTGGCCCGCTACGTCGAGCGCATGCTTAGCGTGGACGCGAGCCTCGCCCCCACTTTGAAAGCACACCCATGA
- the pilV gene encoding type IV pilus modification protein PilV: MQQLKTQAGIALFEALIALMILTFGVLGLLWMHQQALIQQRHQLMRTIAMGLADDLAERMTLNAQQRNLYAKTWGNATTTAPDCAALACTRQDLAAWDLQQLQQSLSSQLPEGDASVFALHTPPDWWGVVMAWRDANETYRTDAALGSPPCPAQMSCWRLFFMPTR, encoded by the coding sequence ATGCAGCAACTGAAAACACAAGCTGGCATTGCCCTGTTCGAAGCCTTGATCGCACTGATGATCTTGACCTTCGGTGTACTGGGTCTGTTATGGATGCACCAGCAAGCGTTGATACAACAACGCCATCAGCTGATGCGCACCATCGCCATGGGCCTCGCAGACGACTTGGCCGAACGTATGACCCTCAACGCGCAGCAGCGCAACCTGTATGCCAAAACATGGGGTAACGCCACCACCACCGCACCCGACTGCGCAGCCTTGGCCTGTACGCGCCAAGACCTCGCCGCATGGGACCTGCAGCAACTCCAGCAGTCGCTCAGCAGCCAACTGCCCGAAGGCGATGCAAGCGTATTTGCGTTGCACACCCCACCCGATTGGTGGGGCGTTGTGATGGCATGGCGCGATGCCAACGAAACTTACCGCACCGATGCTGCATTGGGCTCACCCCCTTGCCCTGCGCAAATGAGTTGCTGGCGTTTGTTCTTCATGCCGACACGATGA